Below is a genomic region from Macaca thibetana thibetana isolate TM-01 chromosome 1, ASM2454274v1, whole genome shotgun sequence.
ACTCCTGAACCTGCTCAATGATTTCCACTCGGGCCGGCTGCAGGCCTTCGGTGAGTCCTGGGGGCTGGTGTCAGCGGGTCTGTGGATAGGGCTGGAGGGCCCAGTCCATGGGGCATGGCTGGGACCAGGATTTCAGGGTTCCAGGGTTCCAGGAATCTTTCCCAGGGTTCAGCCAGGGGCTTCATTCCAGGGAAGGAATGCTCCTTTGAGCAGCTGGAGCACGTTCGGGAGATGCAGGAGAAGCTGGCCcggctgcacttcagcctggatgtgtgtggggaggaggaggacgatgaagaggaagaggatgggGTCACTGAGGGGCTGCCAGAGGAGCAGAAGAAGACGACGGCTGACCGTAACCTGGACCAGCTGCTTAGCAATGTAGGTTCATGTCTGGGTGCTTTGGTTCCTGGGGGCACCAGGGGTGGAGGAGGTACATACTCCCAAAGCCATTCCTGGGCCCTGGGTGAAAAGGTGGGAGTGCATGGATCCAAGAGCTCTGGGCCCCTCAACCTCCCCAGAAGATAGCCCCCAGAGCATTGGGGATCTGGCCTGGTTCCCCTCCTAACAGAagcctccctttttctctttgttgataGCTGGAAGACCTAAGTAATTCGATGTATCCTTTCCAAGGAAcccgtctgtgtgtgtgtgtgttcctgagAGGTCAgcttcctcctccccagccctccagGAGTATTCACACATAACCAACTTCCCCACCTCTTGCAGTCCTGTCAGATTTAGCCACAGGCTGCCCGAACCCAGGTACAGGAATTTAGAATTTccccaaaattagaagaaaagtgGTTGCAGGGGATGTTTTACTACTGATCAAAATCTTTGTGAGTACTTTAGCTGATATCAGTCATGGCAAAGCTTGTGATGTCCTCCTATCCTTTCagcatttaacaattatttttactaatttacactaccacctCACCTGGTCCTCAGTCAGAACAGAGCGCGAGTGCATGCGCGCACACCTGTGTGTCTGACCTGCACGATCAGGATGAAGAGAGGGGGTGAGAGAGGGCAGGCGGGGACTGCAACCTCAGTCCACAGACGGCCGAGACCCTCGTCCCCGGACCTTTGCACAGGTGAAGGAACTAAGCCTTTGCAGGATGGGAGaccagggtgggaggaaggacTGGTCCAAAGCGCCACGATCCTTGACAGGCACAGCCAGAAGCTGCACCTGGCCGAGAACGCCGAGCCTGAGGAGC
It encodes:
- the CCDC28B gene encoding coiled-coil domain-containing protein 28B, which encodes MDDKKKKRSPKPCLAQPAQAPGTLRRVPVPTSHSGSLALGLPHLPSPKQRAKFKRVGKEKCRPVLAGGGSGSAGTPLQHSFLTEVTDVYEMEGGLLNLLNDFHSGRLQAFGKECSFEQLEHVREMQEKLARLHFSLDVCGEEEDDEEEEDGVTEGLPEEQKKTTADRNLDQLLSNLEDLSNSIQKLHLAENAEPEEQSAA